In Archangium violaceum, the following are encoded in one genomic region:
- a CDS encoding zf-TFIIB domain-containing protein — MARPCPLCENELLRPLRVSDVEVDTCPRCHGLWFDAGELDRFPDRPPTRMFLEAARRAPSRCRKRGHLVAREQDACATCRSEPVSCPSCGSRLALVVTSACAIDVCPRCEGVWLDAGEFELLEGVTNPQARPAGESQPAAPLRCSACRRGMQPRDAFAYEGDVYCATCRPPGAIQFTVRIPSPSGRGPG, encoded by the coding sequence ATGGCGCGCCCCTGTCCCCTCTGCGAGAACGAGCTGCTGCGGCCCCTGCGCGTCTCGGACGTGGAAGTGGACACCTGTCCCCGCTGTCACGGGCTGTGGTTCGACGCGGGGGAGCTGGATCGCTTTCCGGACAGACCACCGACGCGCATGTTCCTGGAAGCGGCGCGGCGGGCGCCCTCGCGGTGCCGGAAGCGGGGCCACCTGGTGGCGCGAGAGCAGGACGCATGCGCCACGTGCCGGAGCGAGCCGGTGAGCTGCCCGTCGTGCGGCTCGAGGCTGGCGCTGGTGGTGACGAGCGCCTGTGCCATCGACGTGTGCCCGCGATGCGAGGGCGTGTGGCTGGACGCGGGCGAGTTCGAGCTGTTGGAGGGAGTGACGAATCCCCAGGCGAGGCCGGCGGGAGAGAGTCAACCGGCGGCCCCGCTGAGGTGCTCGGCGTGCAGGAGGGGGATGCAGCCGCGGGACGCCTTCGCGTATGAGGGCGACGTCTACTGCGCCACCTGTCGACCCCCGGGTGCCATCCAGTTCACCGTGCGAATCCCCTCTCCCTCTGGGAGAGGGCCAGGGTGA